One genomic window of Myxococcus guangdongensis includes the following:
- a CDS encoding DUF4331 domain-containing protein, whose amino-acid sequence MSASGLASRLVVVSLLCSASPTWASSHREAPLISNDPAADGTDMYAWKQGTNLVLVANYYPIGIPYGGPSYYLFDDNVLYEILVDQTGDGAPDVRYQFRFRTQIRPSPLPSVGTVAGYNPYRDSFLYAFAGVKSATSPEILRYQTYTLTRLAGGSQQVILKDVPVAPNNVGRLTTPGYPQATATTAVDPITQSAIQGGGTGVAAKYKVFAGPRDDPFFVNLSKTFDFLDYSGQPNRDDLAGLNVLSMIIEVPLTEFSSPHLGIWTTASRPKITTRRPDGGVDTQGGWVQVSRLGNPLVNEVIVPVKFKDFFNASKPQNDLSTPTIVAIVTNPELPQLLQAKGFIPLAPPAPRTDLATIFTRDTQGRPSGEMLHINTGVDTAFPNGRRLTDDVTDIALKAVGGAFYTTFADGGPAILPDGGGTFAAAASGLSDGVNANDKAFLSTFPYLAAPHSGNP is encoded by the coding sequence ATGAGCGCTTCCGGACTGGCCTCGCGTCTCGTCGTGGTCTCACTGCTGTGCTCGGCTTCGCCGACCTGGGCCTCGAGCCATCGGGAGGCACCCCTCATCAGCAACGATCCGGCGGCCGACGGCACGGACATGTACGCCTGGAAGCAGGGCACCAACCTGGTGCTGGTGGCGAACTACTACCCCATCGGGATTCCCTACGGCGGCCCCAGCTACTACCTGTTCGACGACAACGTCCTCTACGAAATCCTGGTCGACCAGACCGGGGACGGCGCCCCCGACGTGCGCTACCAGTTCCGCTTCCGCACGCAGATCCGTCCCAGCCCCCTCCCCTCGGTGGGGACGGTGGCCGGCTACAACCCCTACCGGGACTCGTTCCTCTACGCGTTCGCGGGCGTGAAGAGCGCCACCTCGCCGGAGATCCTCCGCTATCAGACGTACACGTTGACGAGGCTGGCCGGAGGCTCGCAGCAGGTCATCCTGAAGGACGTGCCGGTGGCGCCCAACAACGTGGGCCGACTGACGACGCCCGGGTATCCCCAGGCCACCGCCACCACCGCGGTGGACCCCATCACCCAGAGCGCCATCCAGGGCGGAGGGACCGGGGTCGCCGCCAAATACAAGGTGTTCGCCGGCCCTCGCGATGACCCGTTCTTCGTCAACCTCTCCAAGACGTTCGACTTCCTCGACTACAGCGGCCAGCCCAACCGCGACGACCTCGCCGGGCTGAACGTGCTGTCGATGATCATCGAGGTGCCCCTGACCGAGTTCAGCTCGCCCCACCTGGGCATCTGGACCACGGCCAGCCGGCCCAAGATCACCACCCGCCGTCCTGACGGCGGTGTCGACACCCAGGGCGGCTGGGTCCAGGTGTCCCGGCTGGGCAATCCGCTGGTGAACGAGGTGATCGTCCCGGTGAAGTTCAAGGACTTCTTCAACGCCTCCAAGCCCCAGAACGACCTGTCCACGCCCACCATCGTCGCCATCGTCACCAACCCCGAGCTGCCCCAGCTGCTCCAGGCCAAGGGCTTCATTCCCCTCGCGCCGCCGGCGCCGCGCACGGACCTGGCCACCATCTTCACCCGCGACACCCAGGGGCGACCCTCGGGGGAGATGCTCCACATCAACACCGGCGTGGACACCGCGTTCCCCAACGGCCGTCGGCTCACCGACGACGTGACGGACATCGCGCTCAAGGCAGTGGGCGGAGCGTTCTACACCACGTTCGCCGACGGAGGCCCCGCCATCCTTCCCGACGGAGGTGGAACGTTCGCGGCCGCGGCGAGCGGCCTCAGCGACGGGGTGAACGCCAATGACAAGGCGTTCCTCTCCACGTTCCCGTACCTGGCGGCGCCCCACTCCGGCAACCCCTGA
- a CDS encoding alpha-amylase family glycosyl hydrolase — translation MTHSRMVRSLALPVLLLSAACGDSEDSIPVRTCEVMLTYAPQQSLVGAVTVAGEWNGFSSTALRMADRGDGVFTARLEGLEPRDYGYRFVIGQQQVMDPQNPYSRWVRAEEFSRLTVPDCRQPVLELRRFAASPQGVLDVDVAYVDGTDEAGPDEGKVVVTLDGQPRPDAFDAKTGRITLHEEALGQGKHHVKVVATDAAGRAAEPLYLPFWVEPQKFRWESGLMYFAFTDRFLNARAENDGPVADVDPIANYQGGDFAGITRKLEDGYFDSLGVKVLWISPVDQNPEGRFIGTGGKYYSGYHGYWPTKPRTTQHRFGSLEELRALTAAAHAKGIRVIADLVLNHVHQEHPYWVTHRDDDWFNTSASCVCGSQDCDWEEKRLTCKFTDYLPDFNWRSSNMVDQFIADTLWWLEAADFDGFRMDAVKHMDQVAGRTLRGRLRDLTAMTGTEFYLVGETFVGADGRSQIARYISPRELDGQFDFPLYWPVREAFADGQSLERVDQAVRENEVFYAPGTLNSPFLGNHDVARFMSQAAKQLDGEGGDPWSSARPAATVTDAAAFEKAKYGFTFVLTQPGVPLIYYGDEVGLPGAGDPDNRRLMRFDSTLTALEADLLEHVRKLGQARRTSPALQTGSRHTLRVEKDLYVYQRSLPDGQGAVVAINRSDVDRPLVVEPLGSLAASAATYVDVFSGRTLQLAGTETQLVVPARSVAVYVPRAE, via the coding sequence ATGACGCACTCCCGCATGGTCCGTTCGCTCGCGCTTCCGGTGTTGCTCCTCTCCGCGGCTTGTGGTGACTCCGAAGACTCCATTCCCGTCCGGACCTGCGAGGTGATGCTGACGTACGCGCCGCAGCAGTCGCTCGTGGGCGCGGTGACCGTCGCGGGCGAGTGGAATGGCTTCTCCTCCACCGCGCTGCGCATGGCGGACCGGGGGGACGGCGTCTTCACCGCGCGCCTGGAGGGGCTGGAGCCGCGCGACTACGGCTACCGCTTCGTCATCGGCCAGCAGCAGGTGATGGACCCGCAGAATCCGTACTCCCGCTGGGTGCGCGCGGAGGAGTTCTCGCGCCTGACGGTGCCCGACTGTCGGCAGCCGGTGCTGGAGCTTCGCCGCTTCGCCGCTTCGCCCCAGGGCGTACTGGACGTGGACGTGGCGTACGTCGACGGCACCGACGAGGCGGGCCCCGACGAGGGCAAGGTGGTGGTGACGCTGGATGGCCAGCCCCGCCCCGACGCGTTCGACGCGAAGACGGGCCGCATCACCCTGCACGAGGAGGCGCTGGGGCAGGGCAAGCACCACGTGAAGGTGGTGGCCACGGACGCCGCGGGCCGCGCGGCCGAGCCGCTCTACCTGCCGTTCTGGGTGGAGCCCCAGAAGTTCCGGTGGGAGTCGGGGCTGATGTACTTCGCCTTCACGGACCGCTTTCTCAACGCCCGCGCGGAGAATGACGGGCCGGTGGCGGACGTGGACCCCATCGCCAACTACCAGGGCGGAGACTTCGCCGGCATCACCCGCAAGCTGGAGGACGGCTACTTCGACTCGCTGGGCGTCAAGGTGCTGTGGATTTCGCCCGTGGACCAGAACCCCGAGGGCCGCTTCATCGGCACCGGCGGCAAGTACTACTCGGGCTACCACGGCTACTGGCCCACGAAGCCGCGCACCACGCAGCACCGCTTCGGCTCGCTCGAGGAGTTGCGCGCCCTCACCGCCGCGGCCCACGCGAAGGGCATCCGCGTCATCGCCGACCTGGTGCTCAACCACGTGCACCAGGAGCACCCGTACTGGGTCACCCACCGCGACGACGACTGGTTCAACACCTCCGCCAGCTGCGTGTGCGGCAGCCAGGACTGCGATTGGGAGGAGAAGCGGCTGACGTGCAAGTTCACCGACTACCTGCCCGACTTCAACTGGCGCTCGTCGAACATGGTGGACCAGTTCATCGCGGACACGCTGTGGTGGCTGGAGGCGGCGGACTTCGACGGCTTCCGCATGGACGCGGTGAAGCACATGGACCAGGTGGCTGGCCGCACCCTGCGCGGGCGCCTGCGCGACCTCACCGCGATGACGGGCACCGAGTTCTACCTGGTGGGTGAGACCTTCGTGGGCGCGGATGGCCGCTCGCAGATCGCCCGCTACATCAGCCCCCGTGAGCTGGATGGCCAGTTCGACTTCCCGCTGTACTGGCCGGTGCGCGAGGCCTTCGCGGACGGACAGAGCCTGGAGCGCGTGGACCAGGCGGTGCGCGAGAACGAGGTCTTCTACGCGCCCGGCACGCTCAACTCGCCCTTCCTGGGCAACCATGACGTGGCCCGCTTCATGTCCCAGGCCGCGAAGCAGCTGGACGGGGAGGGGGGAGACCCCTGGAGCAGCGCGCGCCCGGCGGCCACGGTGACGGACGCGGCCGCGTTCGAGAAGGCGAAGTACGGCTTCACCTTCGTGCTCACCCAGCCCGGCGTGCCGCTCATCTACTACGGCGACGAGGTGGGCCTGCCCGGCGCGGGAGACCCCGACAACCGGCGGCTGATGCGCTTCGACTCCACGCTCACCGCGCTGGAGGCGGACCTGCTCGAGCACGTGCGCAAGCTGGGTCAGGCGCGGCGGACGTCACCGGCGCTGCAGACGGGCTCGCGGCACACCCTGCGCGTGGAGAAGGACCTGTACGTGTACCAGCGCTCGCTGCCGGACGGGCAGGGCGCGGTGGTGGCCATCAACCGGAGCGACGTGGACCGCCCGCTGGTGGTGGAGCCCCTGGGGAGCCTGGCGGCCAGCGCCGCGACGTACGTGGACGTCTTCAGCGGGAGGACGCTGCAGCTCGCCGGCACGGAGACCCAGTTGGTGGTCCCTGCGCGCAGCGTCGCTGTCTACGTGCCTCGCGCCGAATAG
- a CDS encoding tetratricopeptide repeat protein: protein MASRPLLSLGVAVLAISAGGLAAWWQRPPRDEAGALAPESPVARLTRMQQRASPEDSMAQGRLATLWMTEALRSGSEEQVTHARLAARRALLVDPERVDALKVELLLLHHDHQFRELRDAARSLTTQHPHDAFFQGMLGDAELELGRFDEAEAAYTRMMDLKPSHATYTRVGYLQLMRGEVNAALDSLKLAASSVDRMDGNSVARALCEIGDVYLARADPDTAMEYFDVALTHAPGLGRAHAGRGHVLRARGQDTAAIEAYRAALAASPHGGHRASLADALEAAGRTPEAQAEYQRALADSAEDAREQARLMLDLGLDIGRAETLARAELTRRQDVLTQAVLAQALVSAGKVDEARPLVAAFLRAGTRHARLDLVAGLVASASGEPVAARQHLEAALRGFPPLPPRQQARARALLTPLAAPVQASARPPSTAGP, encoded by the coding sequence ATGGCCTCTCGACCTCTGCTGTCCCTGGGCGTGGCGGTGCTCGCCATCAGCGCGGGGGGGCTCGCCGCGTGGTGGCAGCGCCCCCCTCGCGACGAGGCCGGCGCACTCGCGCCGGAGTCCCCCGTGGCCCGCCTGACGCGAATGCAGCAGAGGGCATCGCCCGAGGACTCGATGGCCCAGGGGCGGCTCGCCACGCTGTGGATGACCGAGGCCCTGCGCTCCGGGAGCGAGGAGCAGGTGACACACGCGCGCCTCGCCGCCCGTCGTGCCCTGCTCGTGGACCCGGAGCGCGTGGACGCCCTCAAGGTGGAGCTGTTGCTGCTCCACCATGACCACCAGTTCCGGGAGCTGCGCGACGCGGCACGCTCCCTGACGACGCAGCACCCTCACGACGCCTTCTTCCAGGGGATGCTCGGAGACGCCGAGCTGGAGCTGGGGCGCTTCGACGAAGCCGAGGCCGCGTACACGCGAATGATGGACCTCAAGCCCTCTCACGCCACGTACACGCGCGTGGGCTATCTCCAGTTGATGCGCGGCGAGGTGAACGCGGCCCTCGACAGCCTCAAGCTCGCCGCGAGCTCGGTGGACCGGATGGACGGGAACAGCGTGGCCCGGGCCCTGTGCGAAATCGGTGATGTGTACCTGGCCCGAGCGGACCCGGACACGGCGATGGAGTACTTCGACGTCGCGCTGACCCATGCGCCTGGGTTGGGCCGGGCGCACGCTGGACGCGGTCATGTCCTTCGTGCGCGGGGGCAGGACACGGCGGCCATCGAGGCCTACCGCGCGGCCCTGGCGGCCTCCCCTCACGGAGGACATCGCGCCTCGCTCGCCGATGCACTCGAGGCGGCTGGACGGACGCCGGAGGCTCAAGCCGAGTACCAGCGAGCCCTCGCGGACAGCGCCGAGGATGCCCGCGAGCAGGCGCGGCTGATGCTGGACCTGGGCCTGGACATCGGCCGCGCGGAGACGCTCGCACGTGCCGAGCTGACGCGCCGACAGGATGTCCTCACGCAGGCGGTGTTGGCTCAGGCACTCGTCAGTGCGGGCAAGGTGGACGAGGCCCGTCCCCTGGTCGCCGCGTTCCTGCGCGCGGGGACCCGACATGCGCGGCTCGACCTCGTCGCGGGGCTCGTGGCCTCCGCGAGCGGAGAGCCGGTCGCCGCTCGCCAACACCTGGAAGCGGCCTTGAGGGGCTTCCCGCCCCTTCCGCCGCGGCAACAAGCGCGAGCCCGCGCGCTGCTCACGCCCCTCGCCGCCCCCGTCCAGGCCAGCGCTCGTCCCCCGAGCACCGCGGGCCCATGA
- a CDS encoding PHP-associated domain-containing protein, with amino-acid sequence MLIDLHAHSHLSKGCELDPRAVLERAAMFGLDGVAFTETNTQDGCDELFEIGAKAKVKVFVGLELVTDRGQYLCFFPKPELAPEPVQMWGSNREKPWSAAECLSKVKALGAAIVAARPFDRDSPNPAMDYVRSLNVLCAVEGYNARVKQTSNDLAVEAAEALKLPCTGGSDARGSLDEVGRGATFFKNPVTSQAQLITELLKGEFWPVMAGELPRLTRPGEAQAARKQGGGGGGGKRRRGGGGGGRR; translated from the coding sequence ATGCTCATCGACCTGCACGCCCATTCCCACCTGTCCAAGGGGTGCGAGCTGGACCCTCGCGCCGTGCTGGAACGGGCCGCGATGTTCGGCCTGGACGGGGTGGCCTTCACGGAGACGAACACCCAGGACGGCTGCGACGAGCTGTTCGAGATTGGTGCGAAGGCGAAGGTGAAGGTCTTCGTCGGGCTGGAGCTGGTCACGGACCGAGGCCAATACCTGTGCTTCTTCCCGAAGCCGGAGCTGGCCCCGGAGCCCGTGCAGATGTGGGGCAGCAACCGCGAGAAGCCCTGGAGCGCCGCGGAGTGTCTGTCCAAGGTGAAGGCCCTGGGTGCCGCGATCGTCGCCGCCCGGCCCTTCGACAGGGATTCGCCCAACCCGGCCATGGACTACGTCCGCTCGCTCAACGTGCTGTGCGCGGTGGAGGGCTACAACGCCCGGGTGAAGCAGACGTCCAATGACCTGGCCGTGGAGGCCGCCGAGGCGCTGAAGCTGCCGTGCACCGGTGGCAGCGACGCGCGTGGCTCGCTGGACGAGGTGGGGCGCGGCGCCACGTTCTTCAAGAACCCGGTGACGTCGCAGGCTCAGCTGATCACCGAGCTGCTCAAGGGCGAGTTCTGGCCGGTGATGGCCGGCGAGCTGCCCCGGCTGACGCGCCCGGGTGAGGCCCAGGCGGCCCGCAAGCAGGGCGGCGGTGGCGGTGGTGGCAAGCGCCGCCGCGGTGGTGGCGGCGGCGGTCGCCGGTAG
- a CDS encoding FmdB family zinc ribbon protein: protein MPIYEYACQSCGKIIDVLQKISDPTPAACTACGAEGSLTKVVSRSSFVLKGGGWYSDLYSSTKKDGDSSSSSSSSSSSSSASSSSTPSSSAPAASSPASTPAAASSDKK from the coding sequence ATGCCCATCTACGAGTACGCCTGTCAGAGCTGTGGAAAGATCATCGACGTGCTGCAGAAGATCTCCGACCCGACGCCCGCGGCCTGCACCGCCTGCGGCGCGGAGGGCTCGCTGACCAAGGTGGTCAGCCGCTCCAGCTTCGTCCTCAAGGGCGGAGGCTGGTACTCGGACCTGTACAGCTCCACGAAGAAGGACGGCGACTCGTCGTCCTCGTCCAGCTCGTCCTCGTCCAGCAGCAGCGCGTCGTCGAGCAGCACGCCGTCCAGCAGCGCCCCCGCCGCGTCGAGCCCCGCCTCCACGCCGGCGGCGGCCTCCAGCGACAAGAAGTAG
- a CDS encoding serine/threonine-protein kinase, translating into MANPQHEQFGRYELQSRIGRGGMAETWRAQLLGAAGVTKPVLIKKVLPEYANDEAFVSMFISEARISASLSHGAIAQVFDFGQVDGEYFLAMEFVDGQPLNKVMKRALRSQFASLPVPIATYIALEMCRGLHYAHTRTDDKGEPLHIVHRDISPDNVLISYEGQVKIVDFGIAKARSLRSFDTAPGVVKGKYLFFSPEQARGEEVDARTDVWATAVVLFEMVCGRLPLEGPEYAVLHKLHTRQPMPRARDVRPDVPVRLDAILHKALAVRKEDRFESAHAFGDALAGFLFKAAPRFSAMSAAYLLRELFRPDMTELGKDTKVPASFVEELSVWRATTNLLPRPTELSAPELRTEPRTQESHPSELPDGGEGLSEDEDDTDGNSPDRGGFFENGFRVSTHHVVVGTGVLILLVLLWSSFDRLKADWMPPDKPANAGPARPPLPGPQLKDADAPRVAPGTPVAKPAQQVVATPRKEGVDFARMPVPSFRLDAARHLFAVSSGRAALGAMDPAHTYRVMESTALTAADRSKPLPSLFYLLTGKNIAADAAVGIVGRDTPPAGAASVMVFTVGGPTPQDDLPERIVSVVNTSTHQERKLLIHPEWMVTDVGRSFLLDGMDPTDSYTLSLSSVGSGAFTRGPEQGPVVTVACVQQVSLERDGPATPPARARRFLLSQGSDVPITGVHGLHCGFVDDDPTDNQGQVEVRITSAKGAVEQADADAARPTEPPPPPQRQGSAKGPSSPRSGSSLVIDETPEPESPGEKLLTEVRELLKSKQYEPARTKARECIAVESGNYECHLLLGSVEARLGRKEEGAKHYRLFLDLAPNSHPQASKVLRALQEYEGVTGSSQQ; encoded by the coding sequence ATGGCGAATCCGCAGCACGAACAGTTTGGCCGGTACGAACTCCAGTCCCGAATCGGCCGTGGGGGGATGGCGGAGACCTGGAGGGCCCAGCTGTTGGGGGCCGCGGGGGTCACCAAGCCAGTCCTCATCAAGAAGGTGTTGCCGGAGTACGCCAACGACGAGGCGTTCGTCTCCATGTTCATCAGCGAGGCGCGCATCTCCGCCTCGCTGTCGCACGGCGCCATCGCCCAGGTCTTCGACTTCGGGCAGGTGGATGGCGAGTACTTCCTGGCCATGGAGTTCGTGGACGGGCAGCCGCTCAACAAGGTGATGAAGCGCGCGCTGCGCTCGCAGTTCGCCAGCCTGCCGGTGCCCATCGCCACGTACATCGCCCTGGAGATGTGCCGGGGGCTGCACTACGCGCACACGCGCACGGACGACAAGGGCGAGCCGCTGCACATCGTCCACCGGGACATCTCCCCGGACAATGTCCTCATCAGCTACGAGGGCCAGGTCAAGATTGTCGACTTCGGCATCGCCAAGGCGCGCTCGCTGCGCAGCTTCGACACCGCGCCCGGCGTGGTGAAGGGCAAGTACCTGTTCTTCTCCCCCGAGCAGGCCCGGGGCGAAGAGGTGGACGCGCGCACGGACGTCTGGGCCACGGCGGTGGTGTTGTTCGAGATGGTGTGCGGCCGTCTTCCCCTGGAGGGGCCCGAGTACGCGGTGCTGCACAAGCTGCACACGCGCCAGCCGATGCCGCGTGCGCGGGACGTGCGGCCGGACGTGCCGGTGCGCCTGGACGCCATCCTCCACAAGGCGCTCGCGGTGCGGAAGGAGGACCGCTTCGAGTCGGCGCATGCCTTCGGTGACGCGCTCGCGGGGTTCCTCTTCAAGGCCGCGCCGCGCTTCTCCGCGATGTCCGCCGCCTATCTGCTGCGCGAGCTGTTCCGGCCCGACATGACGGAGCTGGGCAAGGACACCAAGGTCCCCGCCTCGTTCGTGGAGGAGCTGTCCGTCTGGCGTGCCACCACCAACCTGCTGCCCCGGCCCACGGAGCTGTCGGCCCCGGAGCTGCGCACGGAGCCCAGGACCCAGGAGAGCCACCCGAGCGAGCTGCCCGACGGCGGTGAGGGCCTGTCGGAGGACGAGGACGACACGGACGGCAACTCGCCGGACCGGGGCGGCTTCTTCGAGAACGGCTTCCGCGTCTCCACGCACCACGTCGTGGTGGGCACGGGGGTGCTCATCCTGCTGGTGCTGCTGTGGTCGTCGTTCGACCGGCTGAAGGCGGACTGGATGCCGCCGGACAAGCCCGCGAACGCGGGGCCGGCGAGGCCGCCCCTCCCTGGCCCGCAGCTGAAGGACGCGGACGCGCCTCGCGTGGCGCCGGGGACGCCCGTCGCGAAGCCGGCGCAGCAGGTGGTGGCGACGCCCAGGAAGGAGGGCGTGGACTTCGCCCGGATGCCCGTTCCCTCCTTCCGGTTGGACGCGGCCCGGCACCTCTTCGCGGTGTCCTCGGGGCGCGCGGCGCTGGGGGCGATGGACCCGGCGCACACCTACCGCGTCATGGAGTCGACCGCGCTGACCGCGGCGGACCGGAGCAAGCCCCTGCCGAGCCTCTTCTACCTGCTGACGGGGAAGAACATCGCGGCGGATGCGGCGGTGGGAATCGTCGGTCGTGACACGCCGCCCGCGGGCGCCGCGTCGGTGATGGTCTTCACGGTGGGCGGGCCCACGCCCCAGGATGACTTGCCCGAGCGCATCGTCTCCGTGGTGAACACGAGCACCCATCAGGAGCGTAAGCTGCTCATCCACCCGGAGTGGATGGTCACCGACGTGGGCCGTAGCTTCCTGCTGGACGGGATGGACCCCACGGACAGCTACACGCTGTCGCTGTCGTCGGTGGGCTCGGGCGCCTTCACCCGCGGCCCGGAGCAGGGGCCGGTGGTGACGGTGGCCTGTGTCCAGCAGGTGTCCCTGGAGCGCGATGGTCCCGCGACGCCTCCGGCCCGCGCGAGGCGCTTCCTCCTCTCGCAAGGCTCGGACGTCCCGATCACGGGCGTCCATGGGCTCCACTGCGGCTTCGTCGACGATGATCCGACGGACAACCAGGGCCAGGTGGAGGTCCGCATCACGTCCGCGAAGGGCGCGGTGGAGCAGGCCGACGCCGATGCGGCTCGTCCGACGGAGCCCCCTCCGCCGCCCCAGCGCCAGGGCTCCGCGAAGGGCCCCTCATCGCCCCGGTCGGGGTCTTCGCTGGTCATCGACGAGACGCCCGAGCCCGAGAGCCCGGGCGAGAAGCTGCTGACCGAGGTGCGCGAGCTGCTCAAGTCGAAGCAGTACGAGCCGGCCAGGACGAAGGCCCGCGAGTGCATCGCAGTGGAGTCCGGGAACTACGAGTGCCACCTGCTGTTGGGCTCGGTGGAGGCCCGGCTCGGGCGCAAGGAGGAGGGGGCGAAGCACTACCGCCTCTTCCTGGACCTGGCGCCCAATAGCCACCCCCAGGCGAGCAAGGTGCTGCGCGCGCTCCAGGAGTACGAGGGGGTGACGGGCTCGTCGCAGCAGTAG